The Mytilus galloprovincialis chromosome 2, xbMytGall1.hap1.1, whole genome shotgun sequence genome has a window encoding:
- the LOC143065374 gene encoding uncharacterized protein LOC143065374: MEYTMYIVCLTLALPFTLVSGLPTTPPNLKKASVQSSLKELDATNLQTLNRETRKALLKIVGDELSTAHAVMKSIEPEVNDCQQKVDQKYYDCVQCVDMKCQNRYKECNGSIQISAPNSGGVSVSNSVNDRGRPITTICTVMWGQSKACTTVMNPEGAFATSIKSMGDTIHVHLRSVANDFGGSAGMFVNQMHSVVGDMNTSHIVNEGVERMLNELNTELGGMQSELSGMQYELQHMFDGVGSDIHQSMTGMDHTLSQIGPNVNQMISQNGNQMWSNAGHRMHMMQQGPQMQMHQSLSQIGPNVNRMVSHIGPNVNRGVRKGVNNMMQNFHQGFGQWRQNFGRSLNNMLSNMFGRKKRQAQIISDPLHEVQCDVMSKNSTVCAEYRTRCQSCPQTSNITDGDVIQQECGDVIVDKINQINLKLEELEQIEATVISDRKMLTKVELDQKSLNPDNFAFSKLFVTAKIKGQPLRFHSKSELKIMDLPSTGQNIAKQIWNYWNDAAVHKPK, encoded by the exons ATGGAGTATACAATGTATATCGTATGTTTGACTTTAGCTCTACCGTTTACTTTAGTTTCTGGATTACCAACAACACCGCCAAACTTGAAAAAAGCTTCTGTGCAATCGTCACTGAAGGAACTTGACGCAACTAATTTACAAA ccTTGAATCGAGAAACAAGAAAAGCTTTGCTGAAGATTGTAGGAGATGAACTTTCTACGGCGCACGCAGTGATGAAATCTATAGAACCGGAAGTAAACGATTGTCAGCAGAAAGTGGATCAGAAATACTACGATTGTGTACAATGTGTTGATATGAAATGCCAAAATAG GTATAAAGAGTGCAACGGTTCAATTCAAATATCAGCGCCAAATAGCGGCGGTGTTTCTGTGTCCAATTCTGTAAATGACCGTGGACGACCAATCACAACAATTTGTACAGTAATGTGGGGACAGTCAAAGGCTTGTACAACTGTCATGAATCCGGAAGGAGCGTTTGCAACATCTATAAAAAGTATGGGAGatactatacatgtacatttacgaAGTGTTGCGAACGACTTTGGTGGCAGTGCCGGCATGTTTGTGAATCAGATGCACAGCGTTGTTGGTGATATGAACACGTCACATATAGTGAATGAAGGAGTAGAAAGAATGCTCAACGAACTGAATACTGAACTTGGTGGCATGCAGTCTGAACTTAGTGGCATGCAGTATGAACTTCAGCATATGTTTGATGGAGTCGGCAGTGATATCCACCAGTCTATGACGGGCATGGACCATACGTTGTCTCAGATTGGACCGAACGTCAATCAGATGATATCACAAAATGGAAATCAAATGTGGTCAAATGCTGGACACAGAATGCACATGATGCAACAAGGTCCTCAAATGCAAATGCATCAGTCACTTAGTCAAATAGGTCCTAACGTAAATAGAATGGTTTCTCATATCGGACCCAACGTAAATAGAGGAGTCCGAAAAGGTGTTAACAATATGATGCAGAATTTTCACCAAGGTTTTGGCCAATGGAGACAGAACTTTGGTCGGTCACTCAACAACATGTTAT CAAATATGTTTGGAAGGAAGAAGCGTCAAGCTCAAATTATTTCTGATCCATTACATGAAGTACAATGTGATGTAATGTCAAAAAATTCTACTGTCTGCGCTGAATATAGAACACGATGTCAGTCATGTCCACAAACCAGCAACATAACTGACGGAGACGTTATCCAACAAG AATGCGGTGATGTTATTGTggacaaaataaatcaaataaatttgaaattagaaGAACTTGAACAGATTGAAGCTACTGTTATATCTGACAGAAAAATGCTGACAAAG GTTGAGCTCGATCAGAAATCTTTGAATCCTGATAATTTTGCCTTCAGCAAATTGTTCGTCACTGCAAAAATCAAAGGTCAGCCTTTGAGGTTTCATTCGAAATCCGAATTGAAAATTATGGATCTCCCAAGTACAGGTCAAAATATTGCTAAACAAATCTGGAATTACTGGAACGACGCAGCGGTTCATAAACCAAAATAA